One Longimicrobium sp. DNA window includes the following coding sequences:
- a CDS encoding SGNH/GDSL hydrolase family protein, whose amino-acid sequence MKFLALGDSYTIGEGVEAGDRWPVQLAALLREQGHDFAEPQIIARTGWTTDELSDAIDAADPRGPYDLVSLLIGVNNQYRGRSAEEYRGEFAGLLQRAIGFAGGDARRVVVLSIPDWGVTPYAAGRDRQQIAAEIDVFNAINRQETERLGARYVDITPQSRTAGSNSAFLAPDGLHYSGLTYAEWARLALPAALEAVQ is encoded by the coding sequence ATGAAGTTTCTGGCGCTGGGGGATTCGTACACCATCGGCGAGGGGGTGGAGGCGGGTGATCGCTGGCCCGTGCAGCTGGCGGCGCTGCTGCGCGAGCAGGGGCACGACTTCGCCGAGCCGCAGATCATCGCGCGCACCGGCTGGACCACGGACGAGCTCTCCGACGCCATCGACGCGGCCGATCCGCGGGGGCCGTACGACCTGGTGTCGCTGCTGATCGGCGTCAACAACCAGTACCGCGGCCGGAGCGCCGAGGAGTACCGCGGCGAGTTCGCCGGCCTGCTGCAGCGCGCCATCGGCTTCGCGGGCGGCGACGCGCGCCGGGTGGTCGTGCTCTCCATCCCCGACTGGGGCGTCACTCCCTACGCCGCCGGGCGCGACCGACAGCAGATCGCCGCCGAGATCGACGTGTTCAACGCCATCAACCGCCAGGAAACGGAGCGGCTGGGCGCGCGCTACGTCGACATCACCCCGCAGAGCCGCACGGCGGGCTCTAATTCCGCGTTCCTGGCCCCCGACGGCCTCCACTACTCCGGCCTCACCTACGCCGAGTGGGCACGCCTGGCCCTGCCCGCGGCGCTAGAAGCCGTGCAGTAA